The Elusimicrobiota bacterium genome contains the following window.
ATCCAGGGCCTCAAAAAAAGTTCGAACTTCGCCCAAAAAACGGAGAGGGTGGGATTTGAACCCACGGTGCCCTTGCAGGCACATACACTTTCCAGGCGTACGCCTTAAACCGCTCGGCCACCTCTCCGTTACCGTCAAAAGACCTGAAAACAACGGTTTTACCGTCTACAAACCTGCTATGACATCAATTGCCACTGATTACCAGTAAAAGCTATAAAACCACTATCAATAGTAACACCATAGTAACTTTGGGTATATATACTATCTGTGAAAATTGTCAAAACTACTAAAGGATTATACAAAATTTAATGAAACTTTAAAAATCAATGAATCGTTTTTGCCAATCATAAGAAAAGCCATTGACAAGTGTTATTCAAACAAGAAGTATGATATTGTTGAAGCTATGAATAAAGTAAGCGGTATCTGGAAAAACAGAAAAGGCCTTAACGCCGATTATGTAAGAGAACTAAGACAAGATAGAAGGTCAAAAACAGCAAACCTATGAGTAAATATCTTATAGACACCGATGTTTTAATTTTACCCATTATTTTCCCGTTACTTGTAAACTTTATAAAGTTACTCATTTTTGACAAACCTTATAAAGTTTGCTAAAATTCTCATAAGAGCTAAAACATATGAATACACAAGAAAAATTAAAAATTATCCAAAAATTCACCGGTCTTACCCAAACCAAACTAGCTGAAAGATTCGGAGTATCTTTTGCCGCTTTTAACAGTTGGTGGACAGGCAAGTCAATGCCCCGGCCAAAAGCGCTTTTGGCTATTGATGAGTTATTTTTGGAAGTAACGGGACAAAAATTAATTCCATCAGAACAACTCACGGCAAAAAAACAAGCGCTGACCAAGAAATCAAGCGAACATAAAAGTGTCATTACTGAAATTATAAACAACCCTGACATTCAGGACGCTTTTATGTTAAAACTCACCTACAACACCAATTGTATTGAAGGAAGCACGCTCACGGAACCGGATACAGCTGCTATTCTCTTTGATAATGCCGCTCTGCCGAATAAAAGCCTGATAGAACAGCTAGAAGTTAAAAACCATCAAGCCGCCCTCAATTATCTTTTTGACTATATTTTAAAGCAAGGACAGATAAACGAAAAACTAATCTTAAGGCTTCACGGTATGCTAATGAACGGCATCCGCCCGGATGCCGGAGCATATCGCAATCATGCGGTTAGGATTTTAGGCGTCAATTTGCCAACAGCTAATTATCTGAAGGTTCCTGATTTAGTTCCTATTGTGTTAAACGGGGCAAATAAACAATTGAAGGATGTCGTTGCTTCAGCGGCTTTAATCCATAGCCAATTTGAGCAAATTCACCCTTTTTCTGATGGCAATGGCCGTATCGGCAGGTTGTTAATGAGCGCTATGCTCTTAAAAGCTAATCTGGCTCCGGCAATAATCAAACAAAAAAATAAACAACTTTACTATACCTTCCTTAACAAGGTTCAA
Protein-coding sequences here:
- a CDS encoding Fic family protein is translated as MNTQEKLKIIQKFTGLTQTKLAERFGVSFAAFNSWWTGKSMPRPKALLAIDELFLEVTGQKLIPSEQLTAKKQALTKKSSEHKSVITEIINNPDIQDAFMLKLTYNTNCIEGSTLTEPDTAAILFDNAALPNKSLIEQLEVKNHQAALNYLFDYILKQGQINEKLILRLHGMLMNGIRPDAGAYRNHAVRILGVNLPTANYLKVPDLVPIVLNGANKQLKDVVASAALIHSQFEQIHPFSDGNGRIGRLLMSAMLLKANLAPAIIKQKNKQLYYTFLNKVQTKQDQSQLEDFLCDAITDGFRILERIDIK